The following proteins are encoded in a genomic region of Arachis stenosperma cultivar V10309 chromosome 4, arast.V10309.gnm1.PFL2, whole genome shotgun sequence:
- the LOC130975959 gene encoding rapid alkalinization factor-like codes for MTNKNYSLHLALIVACMITTTATVAGIRMMTKTIPRSSCNGTIGECMETKKEFEIDSESNIEIFESKNKVIGNGALERNGIPCSKKDNTTKNCRPNVPANRYNRDCSPITRCRGGGGGGHGSTHS; via the coding sequence ATGACTAACAAGAACTACTCACTTCACTTAGCTCTTATTGTGGCTTGCATGATCACCACGACAGCGACAGTGGCCGGAATACGGATGATGACGAAGACTATACCTAGGTCATCATGCAATGGGACGATAGGGGAGTGCATGGAAACAAAGAAGGAATTTGAGATAGATTCAGAGAGTAACATAGAGATATTTGAATCAAAGAACAAGGTGATAGGAAACGGTGCATTAGAGAGGAATGGAATTCCATGCTCGAAAAAAGATAATACCACCAAGAATTGCAGACCAAATGTTCCTGCCAATCGTTACAACCGTGACTGCAGTCCCATTACTCGATGCaggggtggtggtggtggtggccaTGGCTCCACCCATAGttaa